Proteins from a single region of Budorcas taxicolor isolate Tak-1 chromosome 11, Takin1.1, whole genome shotgun sequence:
- the ABCF1 gene encoding ATP-binding cassette sub-family F member 1 isoform X3 — protein sequence MPKGPKQQPPEPEWIGDRETTGPTDKVVKKGKKDKKTKKTFFEELAVEDRQAGEEEKVLKEKEQQQQQQVRQQKKKRDTRKGRRKKDVDDDGEEKELMERLKKLSVPASDEEDEVPAPVPRGGKKTKGGNVFAALIQDQSEDEEEEEKHPPKPAKPEKNRINKAVSQEQQPGLKGKKTKEEKSKGKAKPQNKFAALESEEEEDEEEVTKEKEPPKQGKEKAKKAEQGSEEGEEEEEEGESKADDPYAHLSKKEKKKLKKQMEYERQVASLKAANAAENDFSVSQAEVSSRQAMLENASDIKLEKFSISAHGKELFVNADLYIVAGRRYGLVGPNGKGKTTLLKHIANRALSIPPNIDVLLCEQEVVADETPAVQAVLRADTKRLKLLEEERRLQGQLEQGDDAAAERLEKVYEELRATGAAAAEAKARRILAGLGFDPEMQNRPTQKFSGGWRMRVSLARALFMEPTLLMLDEPTNHLDLNAVIWLNNYLQGWRKTLLIVSHDQGFLDDVCTDIIHLDAQRLHYYRGNYMTFKKMYQQKQKELLKQYEKQEKKLKELKAGGKSTKQAEKQTKEALTRKQQKCRRKNQDEESQEAPELLKRPKEYTVRFTFPDPPPLSPPVLGLHGVTFGYEGQKPLFKNLDFGIDMDSRICIVGPNGVGKSTLLLLLTGKLTPTRGEMRKNHRLKIGFFNQQYAEQLRMEETPTEYLQRGFNLPYQDARKCLGRFGLESHAHTIQICKLSGGQKARVVFAELACREPDVLILDEPTNNLDIESIDALGEAINEYKGAVIVVSHDARLITETNCQLWVVEEQSVSQIDGDFEDYKREVLEALGEVMVSRPRE from the exons ACAAAGTggtgaagaaagggaagaaggacaAGAAGACCAAAAAGACG TTCTTCGAGGAGCTGGCAGTAGAAGACAGACAGGCTGGGGAAGAAGAGAAAGTGCTAAAGGagaaggagcagcagcagcagcagcaggtacgg CAGCAAAAAAAGAAGCGAGACACCCGTAAAGGGAGGCGGAAAAAGGATGTGGATGATGACGGAGAGGAGAAGGAGCTCATGGAGCGTCTTAAGAAGCTCTCAGTACCAGCCAGCGATGAGGAGGATGAGG TGCCTGCCCCAGTACCCCGAGGAGGGAAGAAAACCAAG GGTGGTAATGTTTTTGCAGCCCTGATTCAGGATCAGAGTGAAgacgaggaggaggaagaaaaacatCCTCCTAAGCCGGCCAAGCCAGAGAAGAATCGGATCAATAAG GCTGTATCTCAGGAACAACAGCCAGGGTTGAAGGGCAAAAAGACAAAGGAGGAGAAGTCAAAGGGGAAGGCCAAG CCTCAAAATAAATTTGCTGCTCTGGAgagtgaagaggaggaggatgaagaggaagtaacaaaagaaaaggaaCCGCCCaagcaagggaaggagaaggcCAAGAAGGCAGAGCAG GGctcagaggaaggagaagaggaggaggaagaaggggagtcCAAGGCCGACGACCCCTATGCTCATCTTagcaaaaaggagaagaagaaactcAAGAAACAA atGGAGTATGAGCGTCAGGTGGCTTCGTTAAAAGCAGCCAATGCTGCTGAAAATGACTTCTCTGTGTCGCAAGCAGAGGTGTCTTCCCGCCAGGCCATGCTAGAAAATGCCTCTGACATCAAG CTGGAGAAGTTCAGCATCTCGGCCCACGGCAAGGAGCTGTTTGTCAACGCAGACCTGTACATCGTCGCTGGCCGCCGCTACGGGCTGGTGGGACCCAATGG CAAGGGCAAGACCACTCTCCTCAAGCACATCGCCAACCGAGCCCTGAGCATCCCTCCCAACATCGACGTGCTGCTGTGCGAGCAGG AGGTGGTAGCTGACGAGACGCCAGCCGTGCAGGCTGTCCTTCGAGCGGACACCAAGCGCTTGAAGCTGCTGGAAGAGGAACGTCGGCTTCAGGGACAGCTGGAGCAGGGCGACGATGCGGCTGCTGAGAGGCTCGAGAAG gtGTACGAGGAATTGCGGGCCACTGGGGCGGCCGCTGCAGAGGCCAAAGCCCGCCGGATCCTGGCCGGCCTGGGCTTTGACCCTGAAATGCAGAATCGACCCACACAGAAGTTCTCGGGGGGCTGGCGCATGCGTGTCTCCTTGGCCAG GGCGTTGTTCATGGAACCCACGCTGCTGATGTTGGACGAGCCCACCAACCACCTGGACCTCAACGCTGTCATCTGGCTCAACAA CTACCTCCAGGGCTGGCGGAAGACGCTGCTCATCGTCTCCCATGACCAAGGCTTCCTGGATGACGTCTGTACTGACATCATCCATCTCGACGCCCAGCGGCTTCACTACTACAGGGGCAATTATA TGACCTTCAAGAAGATGTACCAGCAAAAGCAAAAGGAACTGCTGAAGCAATATGAGAAGCAGGAGAAAAAGCTGAAGGAGCTAAAGGCGGGCGGCAAGTCCACCAAGCAGGCG GAGAAGCAAACTAAGGAAGCCTTGACTCGAAAGCAGCAGAAGTGCCGGCGGAAAAACCAGGATGAGGAGTCACAGGAGGCCCCCGAGCTGCTGAAGCGCCCCAAGGAGTACACCGTGCGCTTCACGTTCCCCGACCCACCACCGCTCAGCCCTCCAGTGCTGGGCCTGCACG GTGTGACCTTTGGCTATGAGGGACAGAAACCACTCTTTAAGAATCTGGATTTTGGCATCGACATGGACTCAAGGA TCTGCATCGTGGGCCCTAACGGCGTGGGGAAgagcaccctgctgctgctgctgacaggCAAGCTGACGCCG ACTCGGGGTGAAATGAGGAAGAACCACCGGCTG AAAATTGGCTTCTTCAACCAGCAGTATGCAGAGCAGCTGCGCATGGAGGAGACGCCCACCGAGTACCTGCAGCGGGGCTTCAACCTGCCCTACCAGGATGCGCGCAAGTGCCTGGGCCGCTTCGGCCTGGAGAGCCACGCCCACACCATCCAGATCTGCAAGCTCTCTG GTGGGCAGAAGGCACGAGTTGTGTTTGCAGAGCTGGCCTGTCGGGAGCCTGACGTCCTCATCTTG GACGAGCCCACCAATAACCTGGACATCGAGTCTATCGACGCTCTAGGGGAGGCCATCAACGAATACAAGGGTG CTGTGATCGTCGTCAGCCACGATGCCCGACTCATCACAGAAACCAACTGCCAGCTGTGGGTGGTGGAGGAGCAGAGTGTTAGCCAGATCGACGGTGACTTCGAAGACTACAAGCGGGAGGTGTTGGAGGCCCTGGGAGAAGTCATGGTCAGCCGGCCCCGAGAGTGA
- the ABCF1 gene encoding ATP-binding cassette sub-family F member 1 isoform X2 translates to MPKGPKQQPPEPEWIGDRETTGPTDKVVKKGKKDKKTKKTFFEELAVEDRQAGEEEKVLKEKEQQQQQQQKKKRDTRKGRRKKDVDDDGEEKELMERLKKLSVPASDEEDEVPAPVPRGGKKTKGGNVFAALIQDQSEDEEEEEKHPPKPAKPEKNRINKAVSQEQQPGLKGKKTKEEKSKGKAKPQNKFAALESEEEEDEEEVTKEKEPPKQGKEKAKKAEQGSEEGEEEEEEGESKADDPYAHLSKKEKKKLKKQMEYERQVASLKAANAAENDFSVSQAEVSSRQAMLENASDIKLEKFSISAHGKELFVNADLYIVAGRRYGLVGPNGKGKTTLLKHIANRALSIPPNIDVLLCEQEVVADETPAVQAVLRADTKRLKLLEEERRLQGQLEQGDDAAAERLEKVYEELRATGAAAAEAKARRILAGLGFDPEMQNRPTQKFSGGWRMRVSLARALFMEPTLLMLDEPTNHLDLNAVIWLNNYLQGWRKTLLIVSHDQGFLDDVCTDIIHLDAQRLHYYRGNYMTFKKMYQQKQKELLKQYEKQEKKLKELKAGGKSTKQAEKQTKEALTRKQQKCRRKNQDEESQEAPELLKRPKEYTVRFTFPDPPPLSPPVLGLHGVTFGYEGQKPLFKNLDFGIDMDSRICIVGPNGVGKSTLLLLLTGKLTPTRGEMRKNHRLKIGFFNQQYAEQLRMEETPTEYLQRGFNLPYQDARKCLGRFGLESHAHTIQICKLSGGQKARVVFAELACREPDVLILDEPTNNLDIESIDALGEAINEYKGAVIVVSHDARLITETNCQLWVVEEQSVSQIDGDFEDYKREVLEALGEVMVSRPRE, encoded by the exons ACAAAGTggtgaagaaagggaagaaggacaAGAAGACCAAAAAGACG TTCTTCGAGGAGCTGGCAGTAGAAGACAGACAGGCTGGGGAAGAAGAGAAAGTGCTAAAGGagaaggagcagcagcagcagcagcag CAAAAAAAGAAGCGAGACACCCGTAAAGGGAGGCGGAAAAAGGATGTGGATGATGACGGAGAGGAGAAGGAGCTCATGGAGCGTCTTAAGAAGCTCTCAGTACCAGCCAGCGATGAGGAGGATGAGG TGCCTGCCCCAGTACCCCGAGGAGGGAAGAAAACCAAG GGTGGTAATGTTTTTGCAGCCCTGATTCAGGATCAGAGTGAAgacgaggaggaggaagaaaaacatCCTCCTAAGCCGGCCAAGCCAGAGAAGAATCGGATCAATAAG GCTGTATCTCAGGAACAACAGCCAGGGTTGAAGGGCAAAAAGACAAAGGAGGAGAAGTCAAAGGGGAAGGCCAAG CCTCAAAATAAATTTGCTGCTCTGGAgagtgaagaggaggaggatgaagaggaagtaacaaaagaaaaggaaCCGCCCaagcaagggaaggagaaggcCAAGAAGGCAGAGCAG GGctcagaggaaggagaagaggaggaggaagaaggggagtcCAAGGCCGACGACCCCTATGCTCATCTTagcaaaaaggagaagaagaaactcAAGAAACAA atGGAGTATGAGCGTCAGGTGGCTTCGTTAAAAGCAGCCAATGCTGCTGAAAATGACTTCTCTGTGTCGCAAGCAGAGGTGTCTTCCCGCCAGGCCATGCTAGAAAATGCCTCTGACATCAAG CTGGAGAAGTTCAGCATCTCGGCCCACGGCAAGGAGCTGTTTGTCAACGCAGACCTGTACATCGTCGCTGGCCGCCGCTACGGGCTGGTGGGACCCAATGG CAAGGGCAAGACCACTCTCCTCAAGCACATCGCCAACCGAGCCCTGAGCATCCCTCCCAACATCGACGTGCTGCTGTGCGAGCAGG AGGTGGTAGCTGACGAGACGCCAGCCGTGCAGGCTGTCCTTCGAGCGGACACCAAGCGCTTGAAGCTGCTGGAAGAGGAACGTCGGCTTCAGGGACAGCTGGAGCAGGGCGACGATGCGGCTGCTGAGAGGCTCGAGAAG gtGTACGAGGAATTGCGGGCCACTGGGGCGGCCGCTGCAGAGGCCAAAGCCCGCCGGATCCTGGCCGGCCTGGGCTTTGACCCTGAAATGCAGAATCGACCCACACAGAAGTTCTCGGGGGGCTGGCGCATGCGTGTCTCCTTGGCCAG GGCGTTGTTCATGGAACCCACGCTGCTGATGTTGGACGAGCCCACCAACCACCTGGACCTCAACGCTGTCATCTGGCTCAACAA CTACCTCCAGGGCTGGCGGAAGACGCTGCTCATCGTCTCCCATGACCAAGGCTTCCTGGATGACGTCTGTACTGACATCATCCATCTCGACGCCCAGCGGCTTCACTACTACAGGGGCAATTATA TGACCTTCAAGAAGATGTACCAGCAAAAGCAAAAGGAACTGCTGAAGCAATATGAGAAGCAGGAGAAAAAGCTGAAGGAGCTAAAGGCGGGCGGCAAGTCCACCAAGCAGGCG GAGAAGCAAACTAAGGAAGCCTTGACTCGAAAGCAGCAGAAGTGCCGGCGGAAAAACCAGGATGAGGAGTCACAGGAGGCCCCCGAGCTGCTGAAGCGCCCCAAGGAGTACACCGTGCGCTTCACGTTCCCCGACCCACCACCGCTCAGCCCTCCAGTGCTGGGCCTGCACG GTGTGACCTTTGGCTATGAGGGACAGAAACCACTCTTTAAGAATCTGGATTTTGGCATCGACATGGACTCAAGGA TCTGCATCGTGGGCCCTAACGGCGTGGGGAAgagcaccctgctgctgctgctgacaggCAAGCTGACGCCG ACTCGGGGTGAAATGAGGAAGAACCACCGGCTG AAAATTGGCTTCTTCAACCAGCAGTATGCAGAGCAGCTGCGCATGGAGGAGACGCCCACCGAGTACCTGCAGCGGGGCTTCAACCTGCCCTACCAGGATGCGCGCAAGTGCCTGGGCCGCTTCGGCCTGGAGAGCCACGCCCACACCATCCAGATCTGCAAGCTCTCTG GTGGGCAGAAGGCACGAGTTGTGTTTGCAGAGCTGGCCTGTCGGGAGCCTGACGTCCTCATCTTG GACGAGCCCACCAATAACCTGGACATCGAGTCTATCGACGCTCTAGGGGAGGCCATCAACGAATACAAGGGTG CTGTGATCGTCGTCAGCCACGATGCCCGACTCATCACAGAAACCAACTGCCAGCTGTGGGTGGTGGAGGAGCAGAGTGTTAGCCAGATCGACGGTGACTTCGAAGACTACAAGCGGGAGGTGTTGGAGGCCCTGGGAGAAGTCATGGTCAGCCGGCCCCGAGAGTGA
- the ABCF1 gene encoding ATP-binding cassette sub-family F member 1 isoform X1 — MPKGPKQQPPEPEWIGDRETTGPTDKVVKKGKKDKKTKKTFFEELAVEDRQAGEEEKVLKEKEQQQQQQQQKKKRDTRKGRRKKDVDDDGEEKELMERLKKLSVPASDEEDEVPAPVPRGGKKTKGGNVFAALIQDQSEDEEEEEKHPPKPAKPEKNRINKAVSQEQQPGLKGKKTKEEKSKGKAKPQNKFAALESEEEEDEEEVTKEKEPPKQGKEKAKKAEQGSEEGEEEEEEGESKADDPYAHLSKKEKKKLKKQMEYERQVASLKAANAAENDFSVSQAEVSSRQAMLENASDIKLEKFSISAHGKELFVNADLYIVAGRRYGLVGPNGKGKTTLLKHIANRALSIPPNIDVLLCEQEVVADETPAVQAVLRADTKRLKLLEEERRLQGQLEQGDDAAAERLEKVYEELRATGAAAAEAKARRILAGLGFDPEMQNRPTQKFSGGWRMRVSLARALFMEPTLLMLDEPTNHLDLNAVIWLNNYLQGWRKTLLIVSHDQGFLDDVCTDIIHLDAQRLHYYRGNYMTFKKMYQQKQKELLKQYEKQEKKLKELKAGGKSTKQAEKQTKEALTRKQQKCRRKNQDEESQEAPELLKRPKEYTVRFTFPDPPPLSPPVLGLHGVTFGYEGQKPLFKNLDFGIDMDSRICIVGPNGVGKSTLLLLLTGKLTPTRGEMRKNHRLKIGFFNQQYAEQLRMEETPTEYLQRGFNLPYQDARKCLGRFGLESHAHTIQICKLSGGQKARVVFAELACREPDVLILDEPTNNLDIESIDALGEAINEYKGAVIVVSHDARLITETNCQLWVVEEQSVSQIDGDFEDYKREVLEALGEVMVSRPRE; from the exons ACAAAGTggtgaagaaagggaagaaggacaAGAAGACCAAAAAGACG TTCTTCGAGGAGCTGGCAGTAGAAGACAGACAGGCTGGGGAAGAAGAGAAAGTGCTAAAGGagaaggagcagcagcagcagcagcag CAGCAAAAAAAGAAGCGAGACACCCGTAAAGGGAGGCGGAAAAAGGATGTGGATGATGACGGAGAGGAGAAGGAGCTCATGGAGCGTCTTAAGAAGCTCTCAGTACCAGCCAGCGATGAGGAGGATGAGG TGCCTGCCCCAGTACCCCGAGGAGGGAAGAAAACCAAG GGTGGTAATGTTTTTGCAGCCCTGATTCAGGATCAGAGTGAAgacgaggaggaggaagaaaaacatCCTCCTAAGCCGGCCAAGCCAGAGAAGAATCGGATCAATAAG GCTGTATCTCAGGAACAACAGCCAGGGTTGAAGGGCAAAAAGACAAAGGAGGAGAAGTCAAAGGGGAAGGCCAAG CCTCAAAATAAATTTGCTGCTCTGGAgagtgaagaggaggaggatgaagaggaagtaacaaaagaaaaggaaCCGCCCaagcaagggaaggagaaggcCAAGAAGGCAGAGCAG GGctcagaggaaggagaagaggaggaggaagaaggggagtcCAAGGCCGACGACCCCTATGCTCATCTTagcaaaaaggagaagaagaaactcAAGAAACAA atGGAGTATGAGCGTCAGGTGGCTTCGTTAAAAGCAGCCAATGCTGCTGAAAATGACTTCTCTGTGTCGCAAGCAGAGGTGTCTTCCCGCCAGGCCATGCTAGAAAATGCCTCTGACATCAAG CTGGAGAAGTTCAGCATCTCGGCCCACGGCAAGGAGCTGTTTGTCAACGCAGACCTGTACATCGTCGCTGGCCGCCGCTACGGGCTGGTGGGACCCAATGG CAAGGGCAAGACCACTCTCCTCAAGCACATCGCCAACCGAGCCCTGAGCATCCCTCCCAACATCGACGTGCTGCTGTGCGAGCAGG AGGTGGTAGCTGACGAGACGCCAGCCGTGCAGGCTGTCCTTCGAGCGGACACCAAGCGCTTGAAGCTGCTGGAAGAGGAACGTCGGCTTCAGGGACAGCTGGAGCAGGGCGACGATGCGGCTGCTGAGAGGCTCGAGAAG gtGTACGAGGAATTGCGGGCCACTGGGGCGGCCGCTGCAGAGGCCAAAGCCCGCCGGATCCTGGCCGGCCTGGGCTTTGACCCTGAAATGCAGAATCGACCCACACAGAAGTTCTCGGGGGGCTGGCGCATGCGTGTCTCCTTGGCCAG GGCGTTGTTCATGGAACCCACGCTGCTGATGTTGGACGAGCCCACCAACCACCTGGACCTCAACGCTGTCATCTGGCTCAACAA CTACCTCCAGGGCTGGCGGAAGACGCTGCTCATCGTCTCCCATGACCAAGGCTTCCTGGATGACGTCTGTACTGACATCATCCATCTCGACGCCCAGCGGCTTCACTACTACAGGGGCAATTATA TGACCTTCAAGAAGATGTACCAGCAAAAGCAAAAGGAACTGCTGAAGCAATATGAGAAGCAGGAGAAAAAGCTGAAGGAGCTAAAGGCGGGCGGCAAGTCCACCAAGCAGGCG GAGAAGCAAACTAAGGAAGCCTTGACTCGAAAGCAGCAGAAGTGCCGGCGGAAAAACCAGGATGAGGAGTCACAGGAGGCCCCCGAGCTGCTGAAGCGCCCCAAGGAGTACACCGTGCGCTTCACGTTCCCCGACCCACCACCGCTCAGCCCTCCAGTGCTGGGCCTGCACG GTGTGACCTTTGGCTATGAGGGACAGAAACCACTCTTTAAGAATCTGGATTTTGGCATCGACATGGACTCAAGGA TCTGCATCGTGGGCCCTAACGGCGTGGGGAAgagcaccctgctgctgctgctgacaggCAAGCTGACGCCG ACTCGGGGTGAAATGAGGAAGAACCACCGGCTG AAAATTGGCTTCTTCAACCAGCAGTATGCAGAGCAGCTGCGCATGGAGGAGACGCCCACCGAGTACCTGCAGCGGGGCTTCAACCTGCCCTACCAGGATGCGCGCAAGTGCCTGGGCCGCTTCGGCCTGGAGAGCCACGCCCACACCATCCAGATCTGCAAGCTCTCTG GTGGGCAGAAGGCACGAGTTGTGTTTGCAGAGCTGGCCTGTCGGGAGCCTGACGTCCTCATCTTG GACGAGCCCACCAATAACCTGGACATCGAGTCTATCGACGCTCTAGGGGAGGCCATCAACGAATACAAGGGTG CTGTGATCGTCGTCAGCCACGATGCCCGACTCATCACAGAAACCAACTGCCAGCTGTGGGTGGTGGAGGAGCAGAGTGTTAGCCAGATCGACGGTGACTTCGAAGACTACAAGCGGGAGGTGTTGGAGGCCCTGGGAGAAGTCATGGTCAGCCGGCCCCGAGAGTGA